From a region of the Buteo buteo chromosome 7, bButBut1.hap1.1, whole genome shotgun sequence genome:
- the DBR1 gene encoding lariat debranching enzyme isoform X1, which produces MKVAVAGCCHGALDKMYETLELLQQRHNVRPDLLLCCGDFQAVRNEADLRCMAVPAKYRHMQTFYRYYSGEKKAPVLTVFIGGNHEASNHLQELPYGGWVAPNIYYLGYAGVVRFRGVRIGGISGIFKSHDYRKGHFECPPYNQQTIRSAYHVRNIEVFKLKQLKRPIDIFMSHDWPRSIYHYGNKKQLLKMKSFFRQEVESNTLGSPAASELLQHLKPTYWFSAHLHVKFAAFMQHQTNSKEELPKATKFLALDKCLPHRDFLQIIDIEHDPSAGDSLEYDAEWIAVLKATNSLINVTQSSWNMPEKNGLHAKWDYSVTEEAIKEVLEELNHNLKIPCNFTLTAACYDPSKPQKHMEPVHSINPQTTEFCAQFGLTDINDRIQQAKEEGSVRGEYEEEEEEEEMDSTGSAEEPSEYNTDNSGLSSINPDEIMLDEEGGDEDLSTCSVDPSPDHPPDFSASFSDIRIMPDSMAVSSDDAMDSTNEELEKSGVSKQVEEKSLSERPLKRIGGNENGNSGIKKIKRRNQAIYAAEDEDKTE; this is translated from the exons ATGAAGGTGGCGGTGGCGGGTTGCTGCCATGGCGCCTTGGACAAGATGTACGAGAcgctggagctgctgcagcagcggCACAACGTGCGGCCCgacctgctgctctgctgcggCGACTTCCAGGCCGTGCGCAACGAGGCGGACCTGCGTTGCATGGCCGTGCCCGCCAAGTACCGCCACATGCAGACCTTCTACCG GTACTACTCCGGCGAAAAGAAGGCCCCGGTCCTCACGGTGTTCATCGGCGGGAACCACGAGGCCTCCAACCacctgcaggagctgccctACGGCGGGTGGGTGGCGCCCAACATCTACTACCTGG GTTACGCGGGCGTGGTGCGGTTCCGCGGCGTGAGGATCGGCGGCATCTCGGGCATCTTCAAATCTCACGACTACCGGAAAG GCCACTTTGAGTGTCCACCATACAACCAGCAAACAATTAGAAGTGCTTACCATGTGAGGAATATCGAAGTCTTCAAACTCAAGCAG TTAAAACGACCAATTGATATATTTATGTCACATGACTGGCCAAGGAGCATATATCACTACGGAAACAAGAAACAgcttcttaaaatgaaatcctTCTTCCGTCAAGAAGTGGAGAGCAACACATTAGGAAGCCCTGCTGCTTCAGAGCTTCTGCAACATCTGAAACCCACCTACTGGTTCTCAGCGCATCTTCACGTTAAATTTGCAGCTTTCATGCAACACCAG ACAAACTCCAAAGAAGAGCTACCAAAAGCAACAAAGTTTTTGGCTCTGGATAAATGTCTACCACACAGAGACTTTCTGCAG ataatAGACATAGAGCATGATCCTAGTGCAGGTGACTCGCTGGAATATGATGCTGAGTGGATTGCAGTCCTCAAGGCCACCAACAGTCTCATTAATGTGACTCAGAGCTCATGGAATATGCCTGAAAAGAATGGCCTCCATGCAAA GTGGGATTACAGCGTGACAGAAGAAGCCATCAAAGAGGTGTTAGAAGAGCTGAATCATAACCTCAAAATTCCTTGTAACTTCACACTGACAGCTGCTTGTTATGATCCCAGCAAGCCCCAAAAACACATGGAACCAGTTCATAGCATCAATCCACAGACCACTGAGTTTTGTGCCCAGTTTGGCCTCACTGACATCAATGACAGGATCCAGCAAGCTAAAGAAGAGGGCTCAGTACGAGGCGAAtatgaagaggaggaggaggaagaggagatggaCAGTACTGGGTCAGCAGAGGAACCCAGTGAGTATAATACAGATAATTCTGGACTTTCATCCATTAATCCAGATGAAATAATGCTGGATGAAGAAGGTGGCGATGAAGACTTGAGTACGTGTTCTGTAGATCCTTCCCCTGATCATCCTCCTgatttttctgcaagtttttcTGACATCCGGATCATGCCAGATTCCATGGCGGTATCGTCTGATGATGCTATGGATTCTACTAACGAGGAACTGGAGAAATCTGGTGTGAGTAAGCAGGTGGAGGAGAAGAGCTTAAGTGAGAGACCATTAAAGCGCATTGGTGGTAACGAAAATGGAAAcagtggcattaaaaaaattaagagaaggAATCAAGCTATCTATGCTGCAGAGGATGAAGATAAAACAGAATAA
- the DBR1 gene encoding lariat debranching enzyme isoform X4 yields MAPWTRCTTPAKRRPRSSRCSSAGTTRPPTTCRSCPTAGYAGVVRFRGVRIGGISGIFKSHDYRKGHFECPPYNQQTIRSAYHVRNIEVFKLKQLKRPIDIFMSHDWPRSIYHYGNKKQLLKMKSFFRQEVESNTLGSPAASELLQHLKPTYWFSAHLHVKFAAFMQHQTNSKEELPKATKFLALDKCLPHRDFLQIIDIEHDPSAGDSLEYDAEWIAVLKATNSLINVTQSSWNMPEKNGLHAKWDYSVTEEAIKEVLEELNHNLKIPCNFTLTAACYDPSKPQKHMEPVHSINPQTTEFCAQFGLTDINDRIQQAKEEGSVRGEYEEEEEEEEMDSTGSAEEPSEYNTDNSGLSSINPDEIMLDEEGGDEDLSTCSVDPSPDHPPDFSASFSDIRIMPDSMAVSSDDAMDSTNEELEKSGVSKQVEEKSLSERPLKRIGGNENGNSGIKKIKRRNQAIYAAEDEDKTE; encoded by the exons ATGGCGCCTTGGACAAGAT GTACTACTCCGGCGAAAAGAAGGCCCCGGTCCTCACGGTGTTCATCGGCGGGAACCACGAGGCCTCCAACCacctgcaggagctgccctACGGCGG GTTACGCGGGCGTGGTGCGGTTCCGCGGCGTGAGGATCGGCGGCATCTCGGGCATCTTCAAATCTCACGACTACCGGAAAG GCCACTTTGAGTGTCCACCATACAACCAGCAAACAATTAGAAGTGCTTACCATGTGAGGAATATCGAAGTCTTCAAACTCAAGCAG TTAAAACGACCAATTGATATATTTATGTCACATGACTGGCCAAGGAGCATATATCACTACGGAAACAAGAAACAgcttcttaaaatgaaatcctTCTTCCGTCAAGAAGTGGAGAGCAACACATTAGGAAGCCCTGCTGCTTCAGAGCTTCTGCAACATCTGAAACCCACCTACTGGTTCTCAGCGCATCTTCACGTTAAATTTGCAGCTTTCATGCAACACCAG ACAAACTCCAAAGAAGAGCTACCAAAAGCAACAAAGTTTTTGGCTCTGGATAAATGTCTACCACACAGAGACTTTCTGCAG ataatAGACATAGAGCATGATCCTAGTGCAGGTGACTCGCTGGAATATGATGCTGAGTGGATTGCAGTCCTCAAGGCCACCAACAGTCTCATTAATGTGACTCAGAGCTCATGGAATATGCCTGAAAAGAATGGCCTCCATGCAAA GTGGGATTACAGCGTGACAGAAGAAGCCATCAAAGAGGTGTTAGAAGAGCTGAATCATAACCTCAAAATTCCTTGTAACTTCACACTGACAGCTGCTTGTTATGATCCCAGCAAGCCCCAAAAACACATGGAACCAGTTCATAGCATCAATCCACAGACCACTGAGTTTTGTGCCCAGTTTGGCCTCACTGACATCAATGACAGGATCCAGCAAGCTAAAGAAGAGGGCTCAGTACGAGGCGAAtatgaagaggaggaggaggaagaggagatggaCAGTACTGGGTCAGCAGAGGAACCCAGTGAGTATAATACAGATAATTCTGGACTTTCATCCATTAATCCAGATGAAATAATGCTGGATGAAGAAGGTGGCGATGAAGACTTGAGTACGTGTTCTGTAGATCCTTCCCCTGATCATCCTCCTgatttttctgcaagtttttcTGACATCCGGATCATGCCAGATTCCATGGCGGTATCGTCTGATGATGCTATGGATTCTACTAACGAGGAACTGGAGAAATCTGGTGTGAGTAAGCAGGTGGAGGAGAAGAGCTTAAGTGAGAGACCATTAAAGCGCATTGGTGGTAACGAAAATGGAAAcagtggcattaaaaaaattaagagaaggAATCAAGCTATCTATGCTGCAGAGGATGAAGATAAAACAGAATAA
- the DBR1 gene encoding lariat debranching enzyme isoform X2, whose protein sequence is MAPWTRCTRRWSCCSSGTTCGPTCCSAAATSRPCATRRTCVAWPCPPSTATCRPSTGTTPAKRRPRSSRCSSAGTTRPPTTCRSCPTAGYAGVVRFRGVRIGGISGIFKSHDYRKGHFECPPYNQQTIRSAYHVRNIEVFKLKQLKRPIDIFMSHDWPRSIYHYGNKKQLLKMKSFFRQEVESNTLGSPAASELLQHLKPTYWFSAHLHVKFAAFMQHQTNSKEELPKATKFLALDKCLPHRDFLQIIDIEHDPSAGDSLEYDAEWIAVLKATNSLINVTQSSWNMPEKNGLHAKWDYSVTEEAIKEVLEELNHNLKIPCNFTLTAACYDPSKPQKHMEPVHSINPQTTEFCAQFGLTDINDRIQQAKEEGSVRGEYEEEEEEEEMDSTGSAEEPSEYNTDNSGLSSINPDEIMLDEEGGDEDLSTCSVDPSPDHPPDFSASFSDIRIMPDSMAVSSDDAMDSTNEELEKSGVSKQVEEKSLSERPLKRIGGNENGNSGIKKIKRRNQAIYAAEDEDKTE, encoded by the exons ATGGCGCCTTGGACAAGATGTACGAGAcgctggagctgctgcagcagcggCACAACGTGCGGCCCgacctgctgctctgctgcggCGACTTCCAGGCCGTGCGCAACGAGGCGGACCTGCGTTGCATGGCCGTGCCCGCCAAGTACCGCCACATGCAGACCTTCTACCG GTACTACTCCGGCGAAAAGAAGGCCCCGGTCCTCACGGTGTTCATCGGCGGGAACCACGAGGCCTCCAACCacctgcaggagctgccctACGGCGG GTTACGCGGGCGTGGTGCGGTTCCGCGGCGTGAGGATCGGCGGCATCTCGGGCATCTTCAAATCTCACGACTACCGGAAAG GCCACTTTGAGTGTCCACCATACAACCAGCAAACAATTAGAAGTGCTTACCATGTGAGGAATATCGAAGTCTTCAAACTCAAGCAG TTAAAACGACCAATTGATATATTTATGTCACATGACTGGCCAAGGAGCATATATCACTACGGAAACAAGAAACAgcttcttaaaatgaaatcctTCTTCCGTCAAGAAGTGGAGAGCAACACATTAGGAAGCCCTGCTGCTTCAGAGCTTCTGCAACATCTGAAACCCACCTACTGGTTCTCAGCGCATCTTCACGTTAAATTTGCAGCTTTCATGCAACACCAG ACAAACTCCAAAGAAGAGCTACCAAAAGCAACAAAGTTTTTGGCTCTGGATAAATGTCTACCACACAGAGACTTTCTGCAG ataatAGACATAGAGCATGATCCTAGTGCAGGTGACTCGCTGGAATATGATGCTGAGTGGATTGCAGTCCTCAAGGCCACCAACAGTCTCATTAATGTGACTCAGAGCTCATGGAATATGCCTGAAAAGAATGGCCTCCATGCAAA GTGGGATTACAGCGTGACAGAAGAAGCCATCAAAGAGGTGTTAGAAGAGCTGAATCATAACCTCAAAATTCCTTGTAACTTCACACTGACAGCTGCTTGTTATGATCCCAGCAAGCCCCAAAAACACATGGAACCAGTTCATAGCATCAATCCACAGACCACTGAGTTTTGTGCCCAGTTTGGCCTCACTGACATCAATGACAGGATCCAGCAAGCTAAAGAAGAGGGCTCAGTACGAGGCGAAtatgaagaggaggaggaggaagaggagatggaCAGTACTGGGTCAGCAGAGGAACCCAGTGAGTATAATACAGATAATTCTGGACTTTCATCCATTAATCCAGATGAAATAATGCTGGATGAAGAAGGTGGCGATGAAGACTTGAGTACGTGTTCTGTAGATCCTTCCCCTGATCATCCTCCTgatttttctgcaagtttttcTGACATCCGGATCATGCCAGATTCCATGGCGGTATCGTCTGATGATGCTATGGATTCTACTAACGAGGAACTGGAGAAATCTGGTGTGAGTAAGCAGGTGGAGGAGAAGAGCTTAAGTGAGAGACCATTAAAGCGCATTGGTGGTAACGAAAATGGAAAcagtggcattaaaaaaattaagagaaggAATCAAGCTATCTATGCTGCAGAGGATGAAGATAAAACAGAATAA
- the DBR1 gene encoding lariat debranching enzyme isoform X3: MKVAVAGCCHGALDKMYYSGEKKAPVLTVFIGGNHEASNHLQELPYGGWVAPNIYYLGYAGVVRFRGVRIGGISGIFKSHDYRKGHFECPPYNQQTIRSAYHVRNIEVFKLKQLKRPIDIFMSHDWPRSIYHYGNKKQLLKMKSFFRQEVESNTLGSPAASELLQHLKPTYWFSAHLHVKFAAFMQHQTNSKEELPKATKFLALDKCLPHRDFLQIIDIEHDPSAGDSLEYDAEWIAVLKATNSLINVTQSSWNMPEKNGLHAKWDYSVTEEAIKEVLEELNHNLKIPCNFTLTAACYDPSKPQKHMEPVHSINPQTTEFCAQFGLTDINDRIQQAKEEGSVRGEYEEEEEEEEMDSTGSAEEPSEYNTDNSGLSSINPDEIMLDEEGGDEDLSTCSVDPSPDHPPDFSASFSDIRIMPDSMAVSSDDAMDSTNEELEKSGVSKQVEEKSLSERPLKRIGGNENGNSGIKKIKRRNQAIYAAEDEDKTE, encoded by the exons ATGAAGGTGGCGGTGGCGGGTTGCTGCCATGGCGCCTTGGACAAGAT GTACTACTCCGGCGAAAAGAAGGCCCCGGTCCTCACGGTGTTCATCGGCGGGAACCACGAGGCCTCCAACCacctgcaggagctgccctACGGCGGGTGGGTGGCGCCCAACATCTACTACCTGG GTTACGCGGGCGTGGTGCGGTTCCGCGGCGTGAGGATCGGCGGCATCTCGGGCATCTTCAAATCTCACGACTACCGGAAAG GCCACTTTGAGTGTCCACCATACAACCAGCAAACAATTAGAAGTGCTTACCATGTGAGGAATATCGAAGTCTTCAAACTCAAGCAG TTAAAACGACCAATTGATATATTTATGTCACATGACTGGCCAAGGAGCATATATCACTACGGAAACAAGAAACAgcttcttaaaatgaaatcctTCTTCCGTCAAGAAGTGGAGAGCAACACATTAGGAAGCCCTGCTGCTTCAGAGCTTCTGCAACATCTGAAACCCACCTACTGGTTCTCAGCGCATCTTCACGTTAAATTTGCAGCTTTCATGCAACACCAG ACAAACTCCAAAGAAGAGCTACCAAAAGCAACAAAGTTTTTGGCTCTGGATAAATGTCTACCACACAGAGACTTTCTGCAG ataatAGACATAGAGCATGATCCTAGTGCAGGTGACTCGCTGGAATATGATGCTGAGTGGATTGCAGTCCTCAAGGCCACCAACAGTCTCATTAATGTGACTCAGAGCTCATGGAATATGCCTGAAAAGAATGGCCTCCATGCAAA GTGGGATTACAGCGTGACAGAAGAAGCCATCAAAGAGGTGTTAGAAGAGCTGAATCATAACCTCAAAATTCCTTGTAACTTCACACTGACAGCTGCTTGTTATGATCCCAGCAAGCCCCAAAAACACATGGAACCAGTTCATAGCATCAATCCACAGACCACTGAGTTTTGTGCCCAGTTTGGCCTCACTGACATCAATGACAGGATCCAGCAAGCTAAAGAAGAGGGCTCAGTACGAGGCGAAtatgaagaggaggaggaggaagaggagatggaCAGTACTGGGTCAGCAGAGGAACCCAGTGAGTATAATACAGATAATTCTGGACTTTCATCCATTAATCCAGATGAAATAATGCTGGATGAAGAAGGTGGCGATGAAGACTTGAGTACGTGTTCTGTAGATCCTTCCCCTGATCATCCTCCTgatttttctgcaagtttttcTGACATCCGGATCATGCCAGATTCCATGGCGGTATCGTCTGATGATGCTATGGATTCTACTAACGAGGAACTGGAGAAATCTGGTGTGAGTAAGCAGGTGGAGGAGAAGAGCTTAAGTGAGAGACCATTAAAGCGCATTGGTGGTAACGAAAATGGAAAcagtggcattaaaaaaattaagagaaggAATCAAGCTATCTATGCTGCAGAGGATGAAGATAAAACAGAATAA